In Litorimonas taeanensis, one DNA window encodes the following:
- a CDS encoding UDP-N-acetylmuramoyl-L-alanyl-D-glutamate--2,6-diaminopimelate ligase translates to MKPAKRDVDLIKRLGATGLTCDSRAVQPGMIFAALPGTIADGRDYIPQAIEKGAVAILTLPDTETGDTALIADENPRLRYGQLARAFYPKQPQTLVAMTGTNGKSSTVEFLRQIWANAGYNAACFGTLGVMSDKGYAPMTHTTPDAVALHKTLHNLAEQGVTHVAMEASSHGLVQYRLDAVDIAASGFSNLTQDHFDYHTDEADYFEAKARLFTELTPQQAPVVLTVDDEYGRELVTRAEKRGQAVTSIGWAGADIRIDELMPHAASQDMTLVIDGKRHQVNLPLAGEFQSLNAVAALGLALQTGVSLDDGLKGLEALTGVAGRLERAGQTQHGAPVFIDFAHTEDGLNKLLRSVRPHTRGKIVIVFGCGGDRDPDKRPKMGAVAAKYADHVIVTDDNPRTEDAEAIRRAVMVGCPKAENIGDRETAIRAGIEKLSADDCLVIAGKGHESGQIIGTRVIPFSDVEVAREILAEVSK, encoded by the coding sequence ATGAAACCTGCAAAACGTGATGTTGATCTCATTAAACGCTTAGGCGCGACAGGTTTGACCTGTGACAGCCGCGCCGTTCAGCCGGGTATGATATTTGCCGCCTTGCCGGGCACCATAGCCGATGGACGGGACTATATACCCCAAGCCATAGAGAAGGGCGCAGTCGCTATATTGACTTTGCCCGATACGGAAACGGGTGATACGGCGCTTATTGCGGATGAAAACCCTCGCTTACGTTATGGTCAATTGGCGCGCGCCTTTTATCCAAAACAGCCTCAGACTCTGGTCGCTATGACGGGAACGAATGGCAAGAGCTCAACGGTTGAGTTTCTACGCCAGATATGGGCCAATGCCGGATATAACGCGGCCTGTTTTGGTACGCTCGGCGTTATGTCGGATAAGGGCTATGCGCCCATGACACACACTACGCCTGATGCCGTCGCTTTGCACAAAACGCTTCACAATTTGGCCGAGCAAGGGGTAACCCATGTGGCGATGGAAGCCTCTTCGCATGGCTTGGTGCAATACCGCCTCGACGCTGTTGATATTGCGGCCTCAGGTTTTTCGAATTTGACCCAAGACCATTTTGATTACCACACGGATGAAGCTGATTATTTCGAAGCGAAAGCCCGTTTGTTCACAGAGCTTACGCCTCAACAGGCGCCTGTGGTTTTAACGGTTGATGATGAGTATGGGCGCGAGCTTGTGACCCGAGCGGAAAAGCGTGGCCAAGCCGTGACAAGCATTGGCTGGGCTGGGGCTGATATTCGTATTGATGAGCTGATGCCGCATGCTGCGTCTCAGGATATGACACTTGTCATAGATGGGAAACGGCATCAGGTGAATTTACCTTTGGCGGGTGAATTTCAATCCTTAAACGCTGTGGCAGCCTTGGGCCTCGCCTTGCAAACGGGTGTGAGTTTAGATGATGGTTTAAAAGGGTTAGAGGCGTTGACGGGCGTTGCGGGCCGATTGGAACGCGCGGGACAAACGCAGCACGGCGCGCCTGTCTTTATTGACTTCGCCCATACCGAAGATGGTTTGAATAAATTACTGCGCTCTGTCCGTCCGCATACACGTGGCAAAATCGTGATTGTCTTTGGTTGTGGCGGTGACCGCGATCCGGATAAGCGCCCTAAAATGGGGGCTGTTGCCGCAAAATATGCCGATCATGTTATCGTGACGGATGATAACCCGCGTACTGAAGATGCCGAAGCTATTCGCCGCGCTGTAATGGTTGGGTGCCCGAAAGCTGAAAACATCGGGGATCGCGAAACCGCTATCCGTGCAGGGATTGAAAAATTGAGCGCAGATGATTGCCTTGTTATTGCGGGGAAAGGGCATGAAAGCGGACAGATTATTGGGACGAGAGTTATTCCTTTTTCAGATGTCGAAGTGGCGCGTGAGATCTTAGCAGAGGTTTCAAAATGA
- the mraY gene encoding phospho-N-acetylmuramoyl-pentapeptide-transferase, whose protein sequence is MLYEIFGPMAEDFQLFNLFNYITFRVGGALMTSLIICFVFGRRMIDALRARQGKGQPIREDGPESHIVAKAGTPTMGGLMILLSVVVSTLLWGDLHSPFLWTVFFVTVGFGAIGFYDDYLKVSRQSHKGFSSKIRLGLEFLIAAIAVWYLTTVFPQDGNFETGLAIPLLKNFTINLGLFFIPFGCLVIVGSANSVNLTDGLDGLAIVPVMIACMSLAFIAYLVGNAIFSGYLGVPYVPGSAEITIFLGAIIGASLGFLWFNAPPAMVFMGDTGSLALGGALGTTAVAVKHEIVLAIIGGLFVLEAVSVIVQVASFKLTGKRVFRMAPIHHHFEKKGWAEPTIVIRFWIIAIILALIGLSTLKLR, encoded by the coding sequence ATGTTATATGAGATATTTGGCCCGATGGCTGAAGACTTTCAGCTCTTCAACCTCTTTAACTATATCACCTTTCGTGTGGGCGGTGCGTTGATGACGTCGCTGATTATTTGTTTTGTTTTTGGCCGCCGCATGATTGATGCGCTGCGGGCCCGTCAAGGTAAAGGGCAGCCAATCCGCGAGGATGGCCCAGAAAGCCACATCGTCGCTAAGGCCGGTACGCCGACCATGGGCGGGCTGATGATTTTGCTCTCTGTTGTGGTCTCCACTTTGCTTTGGGGTGATTTACATAGCCCGTTTTTATGGACGGTCTTTTTTGTCACTGTGGGTTTTGGCGCGATTGGATTTTATGATGACTATCTGAAAGTGTCGCGCCAATCGCATAAAGGGTTCTCTAGCAAAATCAGACTGGGGCTTGAGTTCTTAATCGCGGCTATTGCGGTATGGTACCTGACGACTGTTTTTCCTCAAGACGGTAATTTTGAAACAGGCCTAGCTATTCCGCTCCTTAAGAATTTCACAATTAATTTGGGACTGTTTTTCATCCCCTTTGGTTGTCTCGTGATTGTCGGGTCTGCAAATTCTGTCAATTTGACGGATGGGCTAGACGGTTTGGCGATTGTGCCTGTTATGATTGCTTGTATGAGCTTGGCCTTTATCGCTTATCTTGTTGGTAATGCGATTTTCTCTGGATATTTGGGCGTGCCCTATGTTCCGGGGAGTGCGGAAATAACTATTTTCCTTGGCGCTATCATTGGGGCCTCCTTAGGGTTTCTATGGTTTAATGCCCCGCCAGCCATGGTCTTTATGGGGGATACTGGTTCCTTGGCGCTTGGCGGCGCATTGGGAACAACCGCGGTGGCTGTAAAACATGAAATTGTTTTGGCCATTATTGGCGGATTGTTTGTTTTAGAGGCTGTTTCAGTCATCGTTCAGGTGGCGAGTTTCAAGCTGACGGGCAAGCGGGTCTTCCGCATGGCGCCAATCCATCACCATTTTGAGAAAAAAGGCTGGGCAGAGCCGACGATTGTTATCCGGTTTTGGATTATCGCGATAATTCTGGCCTTAATCGGGCTTTCGACACTGAAACTTAGATAA
- the ftsL gene encoding cell division protein FtsL, which yields MSAYAHDPSASKRLSAFVLFVIGVSLTIALFYVKTRAQTAHKNVVKIERAIEKEKAAIAVLEAEIAYSQSPERLAALSKAQLGTAPIKASNTITLDQIAERFPLREGASDE from the coding sequence ATGAGTGCTTATGCCCACGATCCTTCTGCGAGCAAACGCCTCTCGGCTTTTGTCTTATTTGTTATTGGCGTCTCGCTGACAATTGCTCTGTTTTATGTGAAAACACGCGCGCAGACGGCACATAAAAATGTTGTTAAAATTGAACGCGCCATAGAGAAAGAAAAGGCTGCTATTGCTGTTTTAGAGGCAGAGATTGCCTATAGCCAAAGCCCAGAGCGTTTGGCGGCTCTCTCTAAAGCGCAGCTTGGCACCGCCCCGATTAAAGCCAGCAACACTATCACGCTCGACCAAATTGCTGAGCGCTTCCCCCTAAGAGAAGGGGCAAGTGATGAGTAA
- a CDS encoding UDP-N-acetylmuramoyl-tripeptide--D-alanyl-D-alanine ligase gives MSLWTAKEIAEATGGEASTDFAVDSLSIDTRSLQPGALFVPLKDVRDGHDFIPQAMKAGAAGSLSDRALESTPHIHVQETLGALEALAKAAASRSDARRIAVTGSVGKTSVKDALAVMFAAFGDVHWSQRSFNNHWGVPLTLAAMPKQTEFGVFEMGMNNAGEISALSQLVRPHIGLITTVAPAHLAHFKNVEAIADAKAEMIDGLGETGILILNGDNPYTRRIQAKAGDLDVMTFGHDESNDVVILDSRLGEAEIEVKLDILDEIVTVTLPVAGAHWVSNAAACMAVAMACGLDLNKAAKALGGISASPGRGDVTRLQIEGKAITLVDESYNANPTSMRAALSALSHRSGRRLAVLGDMYELGADEISLHAELSEPIAAAGVSRVIVTGECMRALRGALPRPLRGAWVHNADEAYDALLSEIEDGDVVMIKGSNATGLGALTRRLKQEFAHVI, from the coding sequence ATGAGCCTCTGGACAGCGAAAGAAATAGCGGAGGCCACGGGCGGAGAGGCAAGCACCGACTTTGCCGTGGACAGTCTGTCTATTGATACGCGGTCATTGCAGCCAGGCGCATTATTTGTGCCGCTGAAAGATGTACGCGATGGTCATGATTTTATTCCCCAAGCCATGAAGGCAGGCGCGGCGGGATCGTTGAGCGATAGAGCGCTAGAGAGCACCCCCCATATTCATGTTCAAGAGACATTGGGGGCGTTGGAGGCCCTCGCAAAGGCGGCAGCGTCTCGCTCCGATGCGCGCCGTATCGCTGTGACGGGCAGCGTCGGTAAGACGAGTGTAAAAGATGCCTTGGCGGTTATGTTTGCTGCATTTGGTGATGTGCATTGGTCGCAAAGGTCTTTCAATAACCATTGGGGCGTGCCGCTGACTTTGGCCGCTATGCCAAAGCAGACTGAGTTCGGCGTTTTTGAAATGGGAATGAACAATGCCGGCGAAATTAGCGCGTTGTCACAATTAGTGCGGCCGCATATCGGCCTTATTACGACCGTCGCGCCTGCGCATTTAGCGCATTTTAAAAACGTCGAAGCGATTGCGGATGCGAAAGCTGAAATGATTGACGGTTTGGGCGAGACAGGAATTTTAATATTGAATGGGGACAACCCCTATACGCGGCGCATTCAGGCCAAGGCAGGCGATTTGGATGTTATGACATTTGGTCATGACGAGTCGAATGATGTTGTGATTTTAGACTCAAGATTAGGCGAAGCCGAGATAGAGGTAAAACTTGATATACTAGATGAGATTGTCACGGTAACGCTGCCTGTAGCAGGGGCGCATTGGGTCTCTAATGCGGCGGCGTGTATGGCGGTAGCTATGGCGTGCGGGCTGGATTTAAACAAAGCGGCCAAGGCTTTAGGCGGTATTTCGGCTTCTCCGGGGCGGGGAGACGTGACGCGCTTACAGATTGAAGGCAAGGCCATAACTTTGGTTGATGAGAGCTATAACGCCAATCCAACCTCTATGCGCGCGGCATTATCTGCCTTGTCGCATCGTTCAGGGCGTCGTTTGGCTGTTTTGGGTGATATGTATGAATTAGGCGCGGATGAGATTTCACTTCATGCCGAATTGTCAGAACCAATTGCCGCCGCAGGCGTATCGCGCGTTATTGTAACGGGCGAGTGTATGCGGGCTTTACGAGGGGCTTTACCTCGGCCTTTGCGGGGTGCATGGGTGCACAACGCCGACGAAGCCTATGACGCTTTGTTGTCAGAGATAGAAGACGGCGATGTCGTCATGATCAAAGGATCAAATGCCACTGGGTTAGGGGCACTAACGCGCCGGCTAAAGCAGGAGTTCGCCCATGTTATATGA
- a CDS encoding peptidoglycan D,D-transpeptidase FtsI family protein: protein MSKYSMLKTRTMQVEDDEFIAVSEGRIRIRIGVVAYLFVVSLVIVRLAEVSLFAPASEARIAPEAVTAFRADILDRRGELLATTLNVDSLYVVPSEVWNPKESAKKLAAIRPELDVDVLEERMSRKSKQYIRLDRGLTPKEKQDVFELGLPGLKFQKESKRVYPRGDLGAHLVGFTYASLDGASGVEKALNDRLTPEGAPPVALSLDMRAQYAMADVMESQIQHFKALSGAATLLDMKTGEIIALVSLPDFDPNTPSAITPKNGYNHAAMSTYEMGSVFKPLTMAMALEDGVADQKEYFPVQKPYNVLGKWIRDDHPSDVPLQMRGVLGESSNRGTAMIAQRIGAERQQFHLRNLGLLDRVPYELAESAHPQTQDNWGEMATVTISYGHGISVTPLALAVATGAMLNDGIYVTPTVLKRSAANPEMTRRVFRSDVSEDMRHMMRAVVTEGTGRKADIAGFGVMGKTGTAEKPSNGGYDQKRLVTSFVAAFPHSDPRYVLTVTFDEPQGLPETYNYATAGWNAAPTAGAIIERIGPMLEGARDIPQTALATQEALR from the coding sequence ATGAGTAAGTATTCTATGCTGAAAACGCGCACCATGCAGGTCGAGGATGATGAGTTCATCGCGGTTTCCGAAGGCCGTATTCGTATCCGTATTGGTGTGGTGGCTTATTTATTTGTCGTTTCTCTTGTTATTGTGAGGCTTGCAGAAGTTTCGCTTTTTGCTCCAGCTTCTGAGGCGCGAATAGCGCCAGAAGCCGTGACCGCATTTCGCGCGGATATTCTGGATAGGCGAGGCGAGCTCTTGGCGACGACCCTGAATGTGGACTCCCTTTATGTGGTGCCAAGCGAGGTGTGGAATCCAAAAGAATCCGCGAAAAAGCTCGCGGCTATCCGCCCTGAATTGGATGTCGATGTTCTCGAAGAAAGAATGAGCCGTAAAAGTAAGCAATATATTCGGCTAGATAGGGGTTTGACGCCTAAGGAAAAGCAAGATGTATTTGAGCTGGGTTTACCAGGGTTGAAGTTCCAAAAAGAATCCAAACGGGTTTATCCGCGCGGGGACTTAGGTGCCCATTTAGTTGGGTTTACCTATGCGAGCCTTGACGGTGCGTCAGGCGTAGAAAAAGCGCTAAACGATCGGTTGACCCCCGAAGGCGCGCCGCCCGTGGCGCTGTCTTTGGATATGCGGGCGCAATATGCCATGGCGGATGTCATGGAGTCGCAAATTCAGCATTTCAAAGCCTTATCTGGCGCCGCGACGCTATTGGATATGAAAACTGGCGAGATTATCGCGCTGGTGTCTTTGCCTGATTTCGATCCAAACACGCCCAGCGCAATTACGCCGAAAAATGGTTATAATCATGCCGCAATGTCGACCTATGAAATGGGATCTGTCTTTAAGCCTTTAACGATGGCGATGGCGCTCGAAGACGGTGTCGCCGATCAGAAAGAATATTTCCCTGTGCAAAAACCATATAATGTTTTGGGTAAGTGGATTCGAGACGACCATCCGTCTGATGTGCCATTGCAAATGCGCGGAGTCCTTGGCGAGAGTTCAAATCGCGGCACGGCTATGATCGCCCAAAGAATTGGCGCGGAGCGTCAACAGTTTCACCTTAGAAATTTAGGGCTTTTGGATCGCGTGCCCTATGAGCTGGCCGAGAGCGCCCATCCGCAAACCCAAGATAATTGGGGCGAAATGGCGACGGTTACGATTTCTTATGGTCATGGTATTTCGGTAACGCCGCTAGCTTTGGCTGTGGCAACGGGCGCGATGCTAAATGACGGTATCTATGTTACGCCGACTGTTCTGAAACGCAGCGCCGCCAATCCCGAAATGACCCGGCGCGTATTTCGATCTGATGTATCAGAGGATATGCGCCATATGATGCGCGCGGTTGTAACCGAAGGCACAGGGCGAAAAGCTGACATTGCGGGCTTTGGCGTGATGGGGAAAACGGGTACAGCTGAAAAACCGTCTAACGGTGGGTATGATCAAAAGCGTTTGGTCACGAGCTTTGTTGCGGCTTTCCCGCATTCTGACCCGCGATATGTTTTGACGGTGACTTTTGACGAACCACAGGGTTTACCCGAAACCTATAATTACGCGACAGCGGGCTGGAATGCTGCGCCGACTGCGGGGGCAATTATTGAGCGCATCGGCCCTATGTTGGAGGGGGCGAGAGACATTCCGCAAACTGCGCTGGCCACGCAGGAGGCCTTACGATGA
- the rsmH gene encoding 16S rRNA (cytosine(1402)-N(4))-methyltransferase RsmH, protein MKHYPVMLPEVLDALDIRAGETYVDGTFGNGGYSEAFLRGGDCHVVGLDRDPNVAPRAAALSAQYAGRFRLIETPFSKLDSVGLPPVEAVVLDIGVSSMQLDEGERGFSFMRDGPLDMRMSQNGPSAADAVRLLSQVELEQIFRVYGEEARARHAAKMIIEAREVSPITTTAQLADILEKALGRRGKTHPATKVFQALRIYINDELGELCQALVAAEHQLAPQGRLIIVTFHSLEDKIVKAFFRERAGEVEGGSRYAPVVERTGPEASFALPKRSVTKPSKAEVAENARSRSAKMRVAIRTAAPAWPESARRALRVPSLSDLEARL, encoded by the coding sequence ATGAAACATTATCCTGTGATGCTCCCCGAAGTTTTAGACGCGCTCGATATTCGTGCGGGCGAGACTTATGTCGATGGTACATTTGGCAATGGCGGCTATAGCGAGGCGTTTTTACGCGGCGGAGATTGCCATGTGGTTGGCCTCGACCGCGATCCGAATGTTGCGCCGCGTGCGGCGGCATTATCTGCGCAATATGCGGGGCGGTTCCGCCTGATAGAAACCCCGTTTTCAAAGCTGGATTCTGTAGGGCTCCCGCCTGTGGAAGCCGTGGTTCTGGATATTGGTGTCTCCTCTATGCAATTGGATGAGGGCGAGCGCGGATTTTCGTTTATGCGCGATGGGCCGCTCGATATGCGGATGAGCCAAAACGGGCCGAGCGCCGCCGATGCGGTACGTCTTTTATCTCAGGTCGAGTTAGAGCAGATTTTCCGTGTTTACGGCGAAGAGGCGCGGGCGCGCCATGCCGCCAAAATGATAATCGAAGCCCGAGAGGTCAGCCCCATTACAACAACGGCGCAGCTCGCTGACATTCTCGAAAAAGCCCTTGGGCGGCGCGGCAAGACCCATCCGGCAACCAAAGTGTTTCAGGCGCTTCGTATCTATATCAATGACGAGCTAGGCGAGCTGTGTCAGGCTTTGGTCGCTGCAGAGCACCAGCTTGCGCCGCAGGGCCGTTTGATCATTGTGACGTTTCACTCGCTCGAAGATAAAATCGTGAAAGCCTTTTTCAGAGAAAGAGCCGGAGAGGTTGAGGGCGGGTCTCGCTATGCCCCTGTGGTGGAGCGCACAGGGCCAGAGGCGAGCTTTGCCTTACCTAAACGCTCTGTGACCAAGCCCTCAAAAGCAGAGGTCGCGGAAAATGCGCGGTCACGCTCGGCAAAAATGCGAGTGGCTATTCGTACGGCAGCTCCGGCTTGGCCCGAGAGCGCTAGGCGTGCCCTGCGCGTGCCGAGCCTGTCAGATTTGGAGGCGCGGCTATGA